In Solanum lycopersicum chromosome 5, SLM_r2.1, the following are encoded in one genomic region:
- the LOC101266516 gene encoding uncharacterized protein isoform X1 yields MVFWRLVVVLITLISVSLEQSNASSVHPLQHLDNQVAPSPRSGAAVKGNLGTDQVPVGQPTAGFGSGTCIGVSNKCQDDHIGMTACFFPAGKGHEEPFLFVLNNGDNALTLKVNVSSANKTYENIQIPKHDFKQINISSKIGGSSSIMLDAGTGKCTINIGRSLWQGYFNMPSYTMYVNPTNGAYLLGMTALLIGGIVICCKLRTQDRHVDGIAYQELEMGQPEPQSSMKLEISSEGWNESWDEDWDDEKADESPDGKTISIKQSKW; encoded by the exons ATGGTGTTTTGGAGATTGGTTGTGGTGCTGATTACGTTGATTTCAGTTTCTTTGGAGCAATCTAATGCAAGCTCTGTACACCCTTTACAGCATTTAGATAATCAG GTAGCTCCATCACCAAGGTCTGGTGCTGCTGTTAAAGGGAATTTAGGTACTGATCAAGTCCCTGTAGGTCAGCCAACGGCGGGTTTTGGTAGTGGTACTTGTATCGGTGTGTCTAATAAGTGTCAGGATGATCATATTGGTATGACTGCCTGCTTTTTTCCTGCCGGGAAAG GACATGAGGAACCATTTCTGTTCGTCCTGAACAACGGTGACAATGCTTTGACGCTGAAGGTCAATGTTTCATCTGCAAACAAAACGTATGAGAATATTCAGATACCAAAACATGATTTCAAACAG ATTAATATTTCGTCCAAAATTGGAGGGAGTTCGTCAATTATGCTTGACGCTGGAACTGGGAAATGTACGATTAACATAGGACGTTCATTATGGCAAGGCTACTTTAACATGCCATCTTATACCATGTATGTGAACCCAACTAATGGGGCATACTTGCTTGGTATGACAGCTCTTCTTATAGGAGGAATAGTTATCTGCTGCAAGTTGAGAACGCAGGATCGACATGTTGATGGTATCGCATATCAGGAACTTGAAATGGGACAACCCGAACCTCAATCTTCCATGAAGCTAGAAATTTCCTCGGAAGGGTGGAATGAGAGTTGGGACGAGGATTGGGATGACGAGAAGGCAGATGAGTCACCGGATGGGAAAACCATAAGCATAAAACAAAGCAAATGGTGA
- the LOC101266516 gene encoding uncharacterized protein isoform X4, with the protein MELVAPSPRSGAAVKGNLGTDQVPVGQPTAGFGSGTCIGVSNKCQDDHIGMTACFFPAGKGHEEPFLFVLNNGDNALTLKVNVSSANKTYENIQIPKHDFKQINISSKIGGSSSIMLDAGTGKSLLIGGIVICCKLRTQDRHVDGIAYQELEMGQPEPQSSMKLEISSEGWNESWDEDWDDEKADESPDGKTISIKQSKW; encoded by the exons ATGGAATTA GTAGCTCCATCACCAAGGTCTGGTGCTGCTGTTAAAGGGAATTTAGGTACTGATCAAGTCCCTGTAGGTCAGCCAACGGCGGGTTTTGGTAGTGGTACTTGTATCGGTGTGTCTAATAAGTGTCAGGATGATCATATTGGTATGACTGCCTGCTTTTTTCCTGCCGGGAAAG GACATGAGGAACCATTTCTGTTCGTCCTGAACAACGGTGACAATGCTTTGACGCTGAAGGTCAATGTTTCATCTGCAAACAAAACGTATGAGAATATTCAGATACCAAAACATGATTTCAAACAG ATTAATATTTCGTCCAAAATTGGAGGGAGTTCGTCAATTATGCTTGACGCTGGAACTGGGAAAT CTCTTCTTATAGGAGGAATAGTTATCTGCTGCAAGTTGAGAACGCAGGATCGACATGTTGATGGTATCGCATATCAGGAACTTGAAATGGGACAACCCGAACCTCAATCTTCCATGAAGCTAGAAATTTCCTCGGAAGGGTGGAATGAGAGTTGGGACGAGGATTGGGATGACGAGAAGGCAGATGAGTCACCGGATGGGAAAACCATAAGCATAAAACAAAGCAAATGGTGA
- the LOC101266824 gene encoding uncharacterized protein: protein MLNFLKGVVSGSGTGLKDLPYNIGEPYSSAWGSWIHYRGTSKDDGTPVSVFALSGSSTNDGHLAAGRNGVKRLRTVRHPNILSFLHSTEAENFDGSSAKVTIYIVTEPVMPLAEKLKELGLKGTQRDEYYAWGLHRIAKAVSFLNNDCKLVHGNVCLASVVVTQTLDWKLHAFDVLSEFDGHNESAVGPMLQYDWLIGAQYKSKELLKSDWTTIRKSPPWTIDSWGLGCLIYELFSGTKLSKTEDLCNTASIPKSLLPDYQRLLSSMPPRRLNSSKLLENSEYFQNKLVETIQFMEILNLKDSVEKDTFFRKLPNLAEQLPREIVLKKLLPLLASALEFGSAAAPALTALLKMGSWLSTDEFSVKVLPTIIKLFASNDRSIRVGLLQHIDQYGESLSAKIVEEQVYAHVATGFSDTSAFLRELTLKSMLVLAPKLSHRTISGSLLKYLSKLQVDEEPAIRTNTTILLGNIAGYLNEGTRKRVLINALTVRALRDTFAPARAAGIMALSATSSYYDVTEIATRILPNIVVFTIDPDSDVQSKAFEAVDQFLQLVKQHHEKTNTGDTSTTSMGTSSIPGNASLLGWAMSSLTLKGGKSSEQGSYAPASSSMPPSAVPNSSSIADSSSITPIHVSSSSDMTDQHVSVSPSLNDGWGELENGLEGLDGDKDGWDDIEPQEEPKPSPFLANIQAAQKRPVSQPKPQVASLRGSIKNDDEDPWGSVPATAPAPRTSSQPSSTRSSRTVDDDEDPWGAISAPAPSAKSSLNVKKGGSLDANDPWAAIAAPVPTSKARSSIGRGRGNKPTVPKLGAQRINRTSSGM from the exons GATGATGGGACTCCTGTGTCAGTATTTGCTCTCTCAGGAAGTAGCACAAATGATGGACATCTAGCTGCTGGAAGGAATGGAGTCAAGAGACTTCGTACA GTTAGGCATCCAAATATTTTGTCATTTCTCCACAGCACTGAAGCTGAAAATTTTGATGGTTCTTCTGCCAAAGTTACCATCTATATTGTTACTGAACCTGTCATGCCACTCGCTGAGAAGCTTAAGGAATTAGGATTAAAAGGTACCCAGAG GGACGAGTATTATGCTTGGGGGTTGCATCGAATAGCCAAAGCTGTGAGCTTCTTAAATAACGACTGCAAACTT GTTCATGGAAATGTTTGTCTGGCTAGTGTTGTTGTTACGCAAACTCTGGACTGGAAATTGCACGCCTTTGATGTGCTTTCTGAGTTTGATGGACACAATGAATCTGCTGTTGGACCAATGCTG CAATATGATTGGCTTATTGGTGCACAATACAAATCAAAGGAACTGCTGAAGTCTGACTGGACCACAATCCGAAAGTCTCCACCTTGGACTATAGATTCTTGGGGTTTGG GCTGTCTTATCTATGAACTGTTTTCTGGCACCAAGTTGAGCAAAACAGAGGACCTGTGCAATACTGCTTCTATTCCAAAG TCTCTACTTCCAGATTATCAGCGTCTCTTGAGCTCTATGCCCCCTCGCAGGTTAAATTCATCCAAGCTTCTTGAAAATAGTG AATATTTCCAAAATAAGTTGGTGGAGACTATTCAATTCATGGAAATACTTAATCTTAAGGATAGTGTAGAAAAAGACACTTTCTTCCGTAAGCTTCCAAATCTAGCAGAGCAACTTCCTCGCGAAATTGTGCTGAAGAAG TTGCTTCCTTTGCTAGCTTCTGCATTAGAATTTGGTTCAGCTGCTGCTCCTGCTTTAACTGCTTTGTTGAAAATGGGTTCTTGGCTTTCAACAGATGAGTTTAGTGTCAAG GTACTGCCTACAATTATAAAACTTTTTGCCTCCAATGATCGGTCCATTCGAGTGGGTCTTCTGCAGCATATCGATCAATATGGGGAGTCATTATCTGCAAAAATTGTTGAAGAGCAG GTTTATGCTCACGTGGCTACTGGGTTCTCTGACACATCTGCTTTTCTCCGGGAGTTGACACTTAAATCTATGCTTGTATTGGCTCCTAAG CTCTCACATCGCACTATATCGGGATCTTTGTTGAAATATCTTTCCAAGCTACAG GTTGATGAAGAACCGGCAATTAGAACAAACACTACTATTTTGCTTGGAAATATTGCCGGTTACCTCAATGAGGGG ACAAGGAAAAGGGTTCTAATAAATGCACTCACTGTTCGTGCCTTGCGTGATACATTTGCTCCTGCCCGAGCAGCAG GTATCATGGCTTTGTCTGCTACCAGTTCTTACTATGACGTGACTGAGATTGCAACCCGCATTTTACCTAATATTGTTGTATTTACGATTGATCCAGACAG TGATGTTCAATCAAAAGCATTCGAAGCAGTTGATCAATTTTTGCAATTAGTCAAGCAGCACCATGAGAag ACTAACACTGGAGATACCAGCACCACAAGCATGGGAACTTCATCAATTCCAGGAAATGCGAGTTTGCTAGG TTGGGCTATGAGCTCACTGACTCTTAAAGGCGGTAAATCCTCTGAGCAGGGTTCATATGCTCCAGCTAGCTCAAGCATGCCTCCTTCTGCAGTCCCCAATTCTAGCTCAA TTGCAGATAGTTCGAGTATAACACCAATTCATGTTAGTTCCAGCTCAGATATGACAGATCAGCATGTTTCAGTATCCCCATCATTAAATGATGGATGGGGAGAACTTGAAAATGGTCTAGAAGGTCTTGATGGTGATAAAGATGGTTGGGATGATATCGAGCCCCAAGAAGAACCAAAACCATCTCCCTTTCTTGCAAATATCCAAGCTGCTCAAAAACGTCCTGTCTCTCAACCAAAACCACAAG TTGCTAGTTTACGAGGAAGTATCAAAAATGATGATGAAGACCCGTGGGGATCGGTACCTGCTACTGCTCCTGCTCCAAGAACTAGTTCCCAGCCATCAAGCACTAGATCAAGTAGAACAGTCGACGATGATGAGGACCCATGGGGTGCCATATCTGCCCCAGCACCTTCAGCAAAGTCATCTCTGAATGTGAAAAAAGGTGGATCATTAGATGCTAATGACCCATGGGCTGCTATTGCAGCTCCTGTACCGACTTCTAAAGCTAGATCTTCAATTGGACGAGGCCGAGGAAACAAACCTACAGTTCCTAAATTGGGTGCCCAAAGAATAAACCGAACATCGTCTGGAATGTAA
- the LOC101253592 gene encoding uncharacterized protein: MASLGVNPSMSLNKIGTIQRRSINDIIDDWMNASMVDIVKNLKQAPLLVHIYANEEEVEDDDRESSRIWIKTERALFENWAMMKNEWESGRTRTPDGLIFVEELRDDEYNEDLELDLDSDSDEVLMKSWGVMVQGNGIDQSGAVCYLLKTSRVRAGRGMDLFCTHFCLVRVQNFRGSALKQFKSCWL, from the exons atggcatCGTTAGGTGTAAATCCGAGTATGTCTCTAAATAAAATTGGAACGATACAGAGAAGATCAATA AATGATATTATCGATGATTGGATGAATGCATCAATGGTTGACATTGTTAAGAATTTGAAACAAGCACCATTACTTGTCCACATTTACGCGAATGAGGAGGAGGTGGAGGATGACGATAGAGAATCATCGCGAATTTGGATCAAAACAGAGAGAGCTCTGTTTGAGAATTGGGcaatgatgaaaaatgaatggGAAAGTGGAAGAACAAGAACACCAGATGGATTAATTTTTGTTGAAGAACTTCGAGATGATGAATATAATGAAGATTTGGAGTTGGATTTGGATTCGGATTCGGATGAAGTGTTGATGAAATCATGGGGTGTAATGGTGCAGGGGAATGGAATTGATCAAAGTGGAGCTGTTTGTTATTTGTTGAAGACTAGCAGAGTTAGAGCTGGAAGAGGAATGGATTTATTTTGTACACATTTTTGTTTAGTAAGAGTTCAGAATTTTAGGGGAAGTGCTTTGAAACAATTTAAAAGTTGTTGGTTGtga
- the LOC101266516 gene encoding uncharacterized protein isoform X2 encodes MELVAPSPRSGAAVKGNLGTDQVPVGQPTAGFGSGTCIGVSNKCQDDHIGMTACFFPAGKGHEEPFLFVLNNGDNALTLKVNVSSANKTYENIQIPKHDFKQINISSKIGGSSSIMLDAGTGKCTINIGRSLWQGYFNMPSYTMYVNPTNGAYLLGMTALLIGGIVICCKLRTQDRHVDGIAYQELEMGQPEPQSSMKLEISSEGWNESWDEDWDDEKADESPDGKTISIKQSKW; translated from the exons ATGGAATTA GTAGCTCCATCACCAAGGTCTGGTGCTGCTGTTAAAGGGAATTTAGGTACTGATCAAGTCCCTGTAGGTCAGCCAACGGCGGGTTTTGGTAGTGGTACTTGTATCGGTGTGTCTAATAAGTGTCAGGATGATCATATTGGTATGACTGCCTGCTTTTTTCCTGCCGGGAAAG GACATGAGGAACCATTTCTGTTCGTCCTGAACAACGGTGACAATGCTTTGACGCTGAAGGTCAATGTTTCATCTGCAAACAAAACGTATGAGAATATTCAGATACCAAAACATGATTTCAAACAG ATTAATATTTCGTCCAAAATTGGAGGGAGTTCGTCAATTATGCTTGACGCTGGAACTGGGAAATGTACGATTAACATAGGACGTTCATTATGGCAAGGCTACTTTAACATGCCATCTTATACCATGTATGTGAACCCAACTAATGGGGCATACTTGCTTGGTATGACAGCTCTTCTTATAGGAGGAATAGTTATCTGCTGCAAGTTGAGAACGCAGGATCGACATGTTGATGGTATCGCATATCAGGAACTTGAAATGGGACAACCCGAACCTCAATCTTCCATGAAGCTAGAAATTTCCTCGGAAGGGTGGAATGAGAGTTGGGACGAGGATTGGGATGACGAGAAGGCAGATGAGTCACCGGATGGGAAAACCATAAGCATAAAACAAAGCAAATGGTGA
- the LOC101266516 gene encoding uncharacterized protein isoform X3 has protein sequence MVFWRLVVVLITLISVSLEQSNASSVHPLQHLDNQVAPSPRSGAAVKGNLGTDQVPVGQPTAGFGSGTCIGVSNKCQDDHIGMTACFFPAGKGHEEPFLFVLNNGDNALTLKVNVSSANKTYENIQIPKHDFKQINISSKIGGSSSIMLDAGTGKSLLIGGIVICCKLRTQDRHVDGIAYQELEMGQPEPQSSMKLEISSEGWNESWDEDWDDEKADESPDGKTISIKQSKW, from the exons ATGGTGTTTTGGAGATTGGTTGTGGTGCTGATTACGTTGATTTCAGTTTCTTTGGAGCAATCTAATGCAAGCTCTGTACACCCTTTACAGCATTTAGATAATCAG GTAGCTCCATCACCAAGGTCTGGTGCTGCTGTTAAAGGGAATTTAGGTACTGATCAAGTCCCTGTAGGTCAGCCAACGGCGGGTTTTGGTAGTGGTACTTGTATCGGTGTGTCTAATAAGTGTCAGGATGATCATATTGGTATGACTGCCTGCTTTTTTCCTGCCGGGAAAG GACATGAGGAACCATTTCTGTTCGTCCTGAACAACGGTGACAATGCTTTGACGCTGAAGGTCAATGTTTCATCTGCAAACAAAACGTATGAGAATATTCAGATACCAAAACATGATTTCAAACAG ATTAATATTTCGTCCAAAATTGGAGGGAGTTCGTCAATTATGCTTGACGCTGGAACTGGGAAAT CTCTTCTTATAGGAGGAATAGTTATCTGCTGCAAGTTGAGAACGCAGGATCGACATGTTGATGGTATCGCATATCAGGAACTTGAAATGGGACAACCCGAACCTCAATCTTCCATGAAGCTAGAAATTTCCTCGGAAGGGTGGAATGAGAGTTGGGACGAGGATTGGGATGACGAGAAGGCAGATGAGTCACCGGATGGGAAAACCATAAGCATAAAACAAAGCAAATGGTGA
- the LOC101265926 gene encoding U-box domain-containing protein 62: MASEEMGLVSARRVENGLNSQLVFHESNFSCGAPPPAQPPGGVGSVTGDPGPKTTRELTGFNHQHQYFLNQHQPQAADFRRQMFGDDRGDGDWNRKSHGDGDGDGSEDEDMDDDDDDDDDENEVEGIVTVENSDHQNNNSDKVNSNSSGKVVGSDKTRSVSTFGVKEGNVGPSGNEGGVDVRNAVIIASVDGDMYYNQYLQGPEGSNAAQKEMGFENGCGFSGRKEAHYSNESGESLRTILSDPITGELMDDAMILPCGHSFGSGGVQHVIRMKVCYICSQAVSEDSLSPNLSLRSAIQAFRREEESHLNRSLKRRKERYDQDRGTFGDSALPDHLRGRGVQFPFAVTDRVIIKGNKRTPERFVGREAVVTTQCLNGWYVVKTLDNAESVKLQYRSLAKVPENLSIQPISSKVAAWL, from the exons ATGGCTTCTGAAGAAATGGGACTTGTTTCAGCTCGAAGGGTGGAGAATGGGCTTAATTCACAGCTAGTTTTCCATGAAAGCAATTTCAGCTGCGGCGCACCACCACCAGCACAACCTCCGGGTGGGGTTGGGTCTGTTACAGGTGATCCAGGTCCAAAAACTACAAGGGAGCTTACCGGATTCAATCATCAACATCAGTACTTTCTTAATCAACATCAACCACAAGCTGCTGATTTTCGCCGTCAAATGTTCGGTGACGACCGTGGTGATGGTGATTGGAATAGGAAGAGCCATGGAGATGGCGATGGTGATGGATCGGAGGATGAGGATAtggatgacgatgacgatgatgatgatgatgagaatGAAGTGGAGGGGATTGTTACAGTTGAAAATAGTGATCATCagaataataatagtgataaagttaatagtaatagtagtgGTAAAGTAGTTGGCAGTGATAAAACGAGAAGTGTTTCTACATTTG GTGTGAAGGAAGGGAATGTTGGGCCGTCGGGAAATGAAGGTGGTGTCGACGTGAGAAATGCTGTGATAATTGCTAGTGTTGATGGGGATATGTATTATAATCAGTATTTGCAGGGACCGGAAGGGTCAAATGCAGCACAGAAGGAAATGGGGTTTGAGAATGGGTGTGGATTTAGTGGGAGAAAGGAAGCTCATTATTCAAATGAATCAGGAGAGTCATTGAGAACTATTCTTTCCGATCCTATTAC GGGAGAGCTTATGGATGATGCAATGATATTGCCTTGTGGGCATTCCTTTGGTAGCGGTGGGGTTCAGCATGTAATTAGAATG AAAGTTTGCTATATCTGTTCACAAGCGGTGTCCGAAGACTCACTGTCACCTAATTTAT CTCTTCGATCTGCAATTCAAGCATTCCGCCGAGAAGAGGAGTCACATCTTAATCGCTctttaaaaagaagaaaggagAGATATGATCAG GATAGAGGGACCTTTGGTGATTCAGCACTTCCTGATCATCTAAGAGGAAGAGGAGTTCAGTTTCCATTCGCTGTGACAGACAGGGTTATAATAAAG ggcaACAAAAGGACACCTGAGCGTTTTGTGGGTCGTGAGGCTGTTGTTACAACTCAGTGCTTGAATGGATG GTATGTTGTAAAGACATTAGATAATGCTGAGAGTGTAAAGTTGCAATACCGCTCCCTAGCCAAGGTTCCTGAGAATTTATCAATCCAGCCAATATCAAGTAAGGTGGCAGCCTGGCTGTAG